In the Salinirubrum litoreum genome, one interval contains:
- a CDS encoding helix-turn-helix domain-containing protein, translating to MPKYSTGSGGGGGDGDSCELCGKETGKLRKANVAGANLLVCADCAPHDDTAHKDRKKRESQQDRDTGEVSRKKRAAQQAAKLYDAQKGDAKRWEEEGTDYEKDRLPYLVKDYGDVVESARQAAGLQLAELAAELDVDESDLLAIEQGRATQAGVGGSVIGKLEARLDVELADE from the coding sequence ATGCCGAAGTACTCGACCGGGTCCGGTGGCGGCGGCGGCGACGGCGACAGCTGTGAACTCTGCGGGAAGGAGACGGGCAAACTCCGCAAGGCGAACGTCGCCGGCGCGAACCTCCTCGTCTGTGCCGACTGCGCCCCCCACGACGACACCGCCCACAAGGACCGGAAGAAACGCGAGTCCCAGCAGGACCGCGACACCGGCGAGGTCAGCCGGAAGAAGCGCGCCGCCCAGCAGGCCGCGAAGCTGTACGACGCCCAGAAGGGCGACGCGAAGCGCTGGGAGGAGGAGGGCACCGACTACGAGAAGGACCGCCTCCCGTACCTCGTGAAGGACTACGGTGACGTCGTGGAGTCGGCCCGCCAAGCGGCCGGTCTGCAACTCGCCGAACTCGCCGCCGAACTCGACGTCGACGAATCCGACCTGCTCGCGATCGAACAGGGCCGTGCGACGCAAGCCGGCGTCGGCGGCAGCGTCATCGGGAAACTCGAAGCCCGCCTCGACGTGGAACTGGCCGACGAGTAG
- a CDS encoding DUF7472 family protein has translation MDLDEEARRQIAVSVVAVGFFVALILGIGVVFANSGLGSTGGLALVGAIVLFIFVMAAVGVFLSD, from the coding sequence ATGGACTTAGACGAGGAAGCGCGCCGCCAGATCGCCGTGTCAGTCGTCGCCGTCGGCTTCTTCGTCGCACTGATCCTCGGCATCGGCGTCGTCTTCGCCAACTCCGGACTCGGCTCGACCGGCGGGCTGGCGCTCGTCGGCGCGATCGTACTGTTCATCTTCGTCATGGCCGCCGTCGGTGTGTTTCTCTCGGACTGA
- a CDS encoding carboxypeptidase-like regulatory domain-containing protein — MTRSPGRTVVFVVTALLVSSVVAVPLLAAPASAQSGGFTVVVTDDTGERLADATVNASWGGERDSKTTTSNGTVVFDVPRGETVFLTVTHPDFASDEQRVVSDTGDPARIEFRTTGTLVVTASAGGERLANARVTLTDEEANETILEGRTGDDGRFTSETIPQGVYNVTVSRTGYFAVEERVAVYGRTTVDTQHQRGSIELRVRVVDPYFSSPEPVAEANVRYDAYDGDTTTGNGVVRLLAPLNSRDSLIVEKEGYQTIERTISVGESPRDLTVTLSRTPTLDTSLSATSVEAGESVTLTVRNAYDDPVTGATVSLDGEEVATTDNGTAEFAVPPGEHEVVVATDETETTLSVTGEGTPTATVRSEPTPTPSATPEAPTTETTGPGFGVLAAVVGLLGLILLAVGGRHRSR; from the coding sequence ATGACACGGTCTCCCGGCCGCACAGTCGTGTTCGTCGTCACAGCCCTCCTCGTCTCCTCGGTCGTCGCCGTCCCACTGCTCGCAGCGCCCGCCAGTGCCCAGTCCGGTGGGTTCACCGTGGTCGTCACCGACGACACCGGCGAGCGACTCGCGGACGCGACGGTGAACGCCTCGTGGGGTGGCGAACGCGACTCGAAGACGACGACGAGCAACGGGACGGTCGTCTTCGACGTCCCGCGCGGCGAGACGGTCTTTCTCACGGTCACCCACCCCGACTTCGCCAGCGACGAGCAGCGCGTCGTCTCCGACACCGGCGACCCGGCACGGATCGAGTTCCGGACGACCGGGACGCTGGTCGTGACCGCCAGTGCCGGCGGCGAGCGACTCGCCAACGCCCGCGTGACACTCACCGACGAAGAGGCGAACGAGACGATACTGGAAGGGCGAACCGGCGACGACGGCCGGTTCACCTCCGAGACCATCCCGCAGGGCGTCTACAACGTCACGGTCTCCCGAACCGGCTACTTCGCGGTCGAAGAACGCGTCGCCGTCTACGGCCGGACGACGGTCGACACCCAGCACCAGCGCGGCTCCATCGAACTGCGCGTCAGGGTGGTCGATCCGTACTTCTCGTCGCCGGAACCGGTCGCCGAGGCGAACGTGCGCTACGACGCCTACGACGGCGACACGACGACCGGCAACGGGGTCGTCCGTCTGCTCGCCCCGCTGAACAGCCGTGACTCGCTGATCGTCGAGAAGGAGGGGTATCAGACAATCGAGCGCACCATCTCGGTCGGAGAGTCACCCCGCGATCTGACGGTCACCCTCTCCCGGACGCCGACGCTCGACACGAGTCTCTCGGCGACCAGTGTCGAAGCTGGCGAGTCGGTGACACTGACGGTCCGGAACGCCTACGACGACCCCGTGACGGGCGCGACCGTCAGTCTGGACGGCGAGGAGGTCGCCACGACCGACAACGGGACCGCCGAGTTCGCGGTGCCGCCGGGTGAGCACGAGGTCGTCGTGGCGACCGACGAGACCGAGACGACGCTCTCCGTGACCGGCGAGGGGACGCCGACCGCGACCGTGCGCTCGGAGCCGACGCCGACACCGAGTGCGACGCCCGAGGCCCCGACGACCGAGACGACCGGTCCCGGGTTCGGTGTGCTGGCCGCGGTGGTCGGACTGCTCGGACTGATCCTGCTCGCTGTCGGTGGCCGGCATCGCAGTCGCTGA
- a CDS encoding acyl-CoA dehydrogenase family protein yields the protein MSLADADSALTDEQRAIRDVVHEFAVEEIRPTAREADAEESFPEDVWDGLAELDLTGLTVPEEYGGFDADRTTYSIVNEQVAYGQLAVATALSVHCLATSCLAEFGTDAQQERWLPEMVDGRPVGMFALSEPQAGSNPAAMETVARREGDEYVIDGKKQWITNGERGEVCILFAKTDRDDPGSITQFLVPKSTEGVEVGRKEEKLGLRASDTTQLSFDGARIPAENRLTEEGKGLSAAFSILTGGRIGIASQAVGLAQAAFDEAREYAGDREQFDQPIAEIQSIRHTFAEMGTQLQAARLMVREAARLDDAGEDPRIAAAMAKYFAGEAAVDITNEAVQVHGGYGYMSEFDVERFYRDSKITTIYEGTTEIQKKIIARGLLD from the coding sequence ATGTCGCTCGCAGACGCGGACTCGGCGCTGACGGACGAACAGCGCGCGATCCGCGACGTGGTACACGAGTTCGCCGTCGAGGAGATCCGCCCCACAGCACGGGAGGCGGACGCCGAGGAGTCGTTCCCCGAGGACGTGTGGGACGGTCTCGCCGAGTTGGACCTCACTGGCCTGACGGTCCCCGAGGAGTACGGCGGCTTCGACGCCGACCGCACCACCTACAGCATCGTCAACGAGCAGGTCGCCTACGGCCAACTCGCGGTCGCCACCGCCCTGTCTGTCCACTGTCTCGCCACCTCCTGTCTCGCCGAGTTCGGCACCGACGCCCAACAGGAACGCTGGCTCCCCGAGATGGTCGACGGTCGCCCGGTCGGGATGTTCGCGCTCTCGGAACCGCAGGCCGGATCGAACCCGGCGGCGATGGAGACGGTCGCCCGCCGCGAGGGCGACGAGTACGTGATCGACGGGAAGAAACAGTGGATCACGAACGGCGAACGCGGCGAGGTCTGCATCCTCTTCGCCAAGACCGACCGCGACGACCCCGGGTCGATCACGCAGTTCCTCGTGCCCAAGTCGACCGAGGGCGTCGAGGTCGGCCGGAAGGAGGAGAAACTCGGCCTGCGGGCCAGCGACACCACCCAACTGTCCTTCGACGGCGCGCGCATCCCCGCCGAGAACCGGCTGACAGAGGAGGGGAAGGGCCTCTCTGCGGCGTTCTCGATTCTCACCGGCGGTCGGATCGGCATCGCCTCGCAGGCGGTCGGACTGGCGCAGGCCGCCTTCGACGAGGCGAGAGAGTACGCGGGCGACCGCGAGCAGTTCGACCAGCCCATCGCGGAGATCCAGAGCATCCGGCACACGTTCGCGGAGATGGGCACCCAGCTACAGGCCGCGCGGCTGATGGTTCGGGAAGCGGCCAGACTGGACGACGCGGGCGAGGACCCCCGCATCGCTGCGGCGATGGCGAAGTACTTCGCGGGCGAGGCGGCGGTCGACATCACCAACGAGGCGGTCCAGGTTCACGGCGGCTACGGCTACATGTCGGAGTTCGACGTGGAGCGCTTCTACCGCGACTCGAAGATCACGACCATCTACGAGGGGACCACGGAGATCCAGAAGAAGATCATCGCGCGTGGGTTGCTGGACTGA
- a CDS encoding GNAT family N-acetyltransferase: MTDRNFADEPVESFDAPPLTFTDREDREIELRPYDPDREIGGRSEYEALVAMYDAFDPSDRAQGIPPAREDRVRDWLDNILTDDCLNVIAWDGPDAAGHATLVPDGEAYELAIFVLQAYQRSGIGTRLMTGLLGYGQQEGIEKVWLTVERWNRAAVGLYKKIGFETSDAESFELEMTLRLS, encoded by the coding sequence ATGACGGACCGCAACTTCGCCGACGAGCCGGTCGAGTCGTTCGACGCGCCGCCCCTGACGTTCACCGACCGGGAGGACCGCGAGATCGAACTCCGGCCCTACGACCCGGACCGGGAGATCGGCGGGCGCTCGGAGTACGAGGCGCTCGTGGCGATGTACGACGCCTTCGACCCCTCCGACCGCGCGCAGGGCATCCCGCCGGCCCGCGAGGACCGCGTCCGCGACTGGCTGGACAACATCCTCACCGACGACTGCCTGAACGTGATCGCGTGGGACGGGCCGGACGCGGCGGGCCACGCGACGCTGGTGCCCGACGGCGAGGCGTACGAACTCGCCATCTTCGTCCTCCAGGCGTACCAGCGCTCCGGCATCGGCACCCGACTGATGACCGGCCTGCTCGGCTACGGCCAGCAGGAGGGCATCGAGAAGGTGTGGCTCACGGTCGAACGCTGGAACCGGGCCGCCGTGGGCCTCTACAAGAAGATCGGCTTCGAGACCAGCGACGCGGAGAGCTTCGAGTTGGAGATGACGTTGCGGCTGTCGTAG
- a CDS encoding universal stress protein, translating into MTEPLDIDLVLAPVDGSEESVTAIEYAVAIAAEYDADVHTVYVLGEEVTRAIETGAVDETSVADDTGAFVDTAVEIAESSGVHLSSSIAYGFSTRVKTRHPGSVILDTAEELAADFVVVPREPVSGDPGEVLEKAAEYVLLYASQPTLSV; encoded by the coding sequence ATGACCGAGCCACTCGACATCGATCTCGTCCTCGCGCCGGTCGACGGGAGCGAGGAGTCCGTGACCGCGATCGAGTACGCGGTCGCCATCGCGGCCGAGTACGACGCCGACGTCCACACCGTGTACGTGCTCGGCGAGGAGGTCACGCGAGCGATCGAGACCGGCGCGGTCGACGAGACGTCGGTCGCCGACGACACCGGAGCGTTCGTCGACACCGCCGTCGAGATCGCCGAATCGTCGGGGGTCCACCTCTCGTCGTCCATCGCCTACGGCTTCTCGACGCGCGTGAAGACTCGCCACCCGGGTAGCGTCATCCTCGACACCGCCGAGGAACTGGCGGCCGACTTCGTCGTCGTCCCGCGCGAACCGGTCTCGGGCGACCCGGGCGAGGTGTTAGAGAAGGCCGCCGAGTACGTCCTGCTGTACGCGAGTCAGCCGACGCTGTCGGTGTAG
- a CDS encoding universal stress protein — protein sequence MFDEIVIATDGSDSVRRCITVALDLASRFDASVHALYVVDAGEVESSPESVREEMREALHERGEEALATVTDATDQSVTTAVREGRPAAVISEYAREHDADMVATGTRGRHGENRFLIGSVAERVVRTCPVPVLTVRQLAEEEV from the coding sequence ATGTTCGACGAGATCGTCATCGCCACCGACGGCTCCGACAGCGTCCGGCGCTGTATCACGGTGGCACTCGACCTCGCCTCGCGGTTCGACGCCTCGGTCCACGCGCTGTACGTCGTCGACGCCGGCGAGGTGGAGTCGTCACCCGAGAGCGTCCGCGAGGAGATGCGCGAGGCACTCCACGAACGCGGCGAGGAGGCACTGGCGACCGTGACCGACGCCACCGACCAGTCGGTGACGACCGCAGTGCGGGAGGGTCGCCCGGCGGCAGTCATCTCGGAGTACGCCCGCGAACACGACGCCGACATGGTCGCCACCGGCACGCGCGGGCGACACGGCGAGAACCGGTTTCTCATCGGGAGCGTCGCGGAGCGTGTCGTCCGAACGTGTCCGGTGCCGGTGCTGACGGTGCGGCAGTTGGCCGAGGAAGAGGTGTGA
- a CDS encoding universal stress protein has product MKVLLGVGGTEDSIRALEQTVDRVREAGDELTVAVLDNPESDPAPEDVAQEVRETLDAAAIDAEVRRVEGDPGSRLVEIAEHEGFEQIVIGGGQTSPMGKIKIGQVAEFVLLNSHVTVTLVR; this is encoded by the coding sequence ATGAAGGTCTTACTGGGCGTCGGCGGCACCGAGGACTCGATCCGAGCACTGGAGCAGACGGTCGACCGCGTCCGCGAGGCGGGCGACGAGTTGACCGTCGCGGTGCTCGACAACCCCGAGTCCGACCCCGCGCCCGAGGACGTAGCACAGGAGGTCCGCGAGACGCTCGACGCGGCGGCGATCGACGCCGAGGTGCGGCGCGTCGAGGGCGACCCCGGCAGTCGACTGGTCGAGATCGCCGAACACGAGGGGTTCGAGCAGATCGTCATCGGCGGCGGCCAGACCAGCCCGATGGGGAAGATCAAGATCGGCCAGGTCGCGGAGTTCGTCCTGCTGAACTCCCACGTGACCGTCACGCTCGTCAGGTGA
- a CDS encoding SWIM zinc finger family protein → MSQNDQTARRPRGKTKLPADGFSGRSRRARTEPMAVRPLRDGRYVVETDSGTYVVDLQNRTCTCPDYAIRGARCKHLRRVAIEVTEGLVAPPGTTEAVCAVCGERTFVPHAEANAALCRRHRLDPGDLVRDRETEKLLLVVGRPGQRADEAVVESAGKTIAEFASNADYGDHEPVVEAVYLDSLRADTAPDELDRYRFPASRLRRLARNRGAPQYDRFGELVE, encoded by the coding sequence GTGTCACAGAACGACCAGACGGCGAGGCGACCGCGCGGCAAGACGAAACTGCCAGCCGACGGCTTCTCCGGCCGGTCCCGCCGGGCACGCACCGAACCGATGGCCGTCAGACCGCTGCGCGACGGCCGGTACGTCGTCGAGACCGACAGCGGGACCTACGTCGTCGACCTCCAGAACCGGACCTGCACGTGCCCGGACTACGCCATCCGCGGTGCCCGCTGTAAGCATCTCCGCCGGGTCGCGATCGAGGTGACCGAGGGACTCGTCGCCCCGCCGGGGACGACCGAGGCGGTCTGTGCGGTCTGCGGGGAGCGAACCTTCGTCCCGCACGCGGAGGCGAACGCGGCCCTCTGTCGCCGGCACCGCCTCGATCCGGGTGATCTGGTCCGCGACCGTGAGACCGAGAAACTCCTGCTGGTCGTCGGCAGACCCGGCCAGCGAGCGGACGAGGCGGTCGTCGAGTCGGCCGGCAAGACGATCGCCGAGTTCGCGTCGAACGCCGACTACGGCGACCACGAACCGGTCGTGGAGGCGGTGTATCTCGACTCCCTCCGGGCGGACACTGCACCCGACGAGTTGGACCGCTACCGGTTCCCGGCATCGCGGTTGCGACGACTCGCCCGGAATCGTGGTGCCCCGCAGTACGACCGGTTCGGCGAGTTGGTGGAGTGA
- a CDS encoding DUF5806 family protein, with product MADDPATTPESGDEEATETATDEAATRTPTDDDTPHTSGASESPAGDDASDQSAEHESGTESGDDQYVDAEDMAPQESSDLADEAVSAEDAAADVPADVQKYARFQKMDGAQYDRVNEFLRDRTYITAREWAIARLCADFRTETGVEMTKIGENLPRLIPFMTDTYTPQAVNQARHSFEEKVTKAGATFLYGAMSGFFTAEELDETMYEVSEVAKFLLEVEGVDLSVGDELEAEERISSVMREVRQSSAELRGEEVQCPECGHVHES from the coding sequence ATGGCAGACGATCCCGCGACGACGCCCGAGTCGGGCGACGAGGAGGCGACCGAGACCGCCACCGACGAGGCGGCGACCCGGACGCCGACCGACGACGACACCCCCCACACCTCGGGAGCGAGCGAGTCGCCGGCAGGCGACGACGCGAGCGACCAGTCCGCCGAACACGAATCGGGGACCGAGTCCGGCGACGACCAGTACGTCGACGCCGAGGACATGGCGCCACAGGAGTCCAGCGACCTCGCAGACGAGGCCGTCTCTGCCGAGGACGCGGCCGCCGACGTGCCGGCGGACGTGCAGAAGTACGCCCGCTTCCAGAAGATGGACGGCGCGCAGTACGACCGGGTCAACGAGTTCCTGCGCGACCGGACCTACATCACCGCCCGCGAGTGGGCTATCGCTCGGCTGTGTGCCGACTTCCGGACCGAGACCGGCGTCGAGATGACGAAGATCGGCGAGAACCTGCCGCGCTTGATCCCGTTCATGACCGACACCTACACGCCGCAGGCCGTGAATCAGGCGCGCCACTCCTTCGAAGAGAAGGTGACGAAGGCCGGCGCGACGTTCCTCTACGGCGCGATGTCGGGCTTCTTCACCGCCGAGGAACTGGACGAGACCATGTACGAGGTCAGCGAGGTCGCCAAGTTCTTGCTGGAAGTCGAAGGGGTAGACCTCTCTGTCGGCGACGAGTTGGAGGCCGAAGAACGCATCTCCAGTGTGATGCGGGAGGTCAGACAGTCCAGTGCGGAACTCCGGGGCGAGGAAGTGCAGTGTCCCGAGTGCGGCCACGTCCACGAGTCCTGA
- a CDS encoding TIGR00341 family protein, with translation MRLVEVTVPAGKRQAVLSVLDDEEIDYVVTEETSGREYTAVVTFPVPKVAVEPVLDDLRDAGLGENAFTIVLTPETVVSRRFEQLQEKYDDENDNGDRIAREELVARAADLAPNRWVYLVMTTVSAVVATAGLLLDSAAVVVGSMVIAPLIGPAMATSVGSVLAERDLFVRGIKLQAVGGLLAVVAAGLFALLLRTTGVVPLGPGEVLAIGEVEERLDPGVLSLAVALAAGVAGAFSLSSGVSSALVGVMIAAALVPPTAVVGIGIAWGEPATVVGSGILVLINFLSVNLSALVVLYLQGYRPENWFREDEARTATLRRIGTLVVAVAVLSLFLGGVSYTAVQTAAFEEDARTTVEGELADYPDELTLVSMDVEYGGELVRRPAGVVVTVGYPAETDPPSLRGDLAGAIHDLPADRFGVVDPSTVTVEVRYVAVERPPDAAELGTPETLTPTARRAVAA, from the coding sequence GTGCGACTCGTAGAGGTGACAGTGCCCGCCGGCAAGCGCCAGGCCGTCCTCTCGGTGCTGGACGACGAGGAGATAGACTACGTCGTCACCGAGGAGACCAGCGGCCGAGAGTACACCGCCGTCGTCACCTTCCCGGTGCCGAAGGTCGCGGTCGAACCCGTCCTCGACGACCTCCGGGACGCGGGCCTCGGCGAGAACGCCTTCACCATCGTCCTGACGCCCGAGACCGTCGTCTCACGCCGGTTCGAGCAGTTACAGGAGAAGTACGACGACGAGAACGACAACGGGGACCGCATCGCCCGCGAGGAACTCGTCGCCCGCGCCGCCGACCTCGCGCCGAACCGCTGGGTCTACCTCGTGATGACGACCGTCAGCGCCGTGGTCGCCACCGCCGGTCTCCTGCTGGACTCGGCGGCCGTGGTCGTCGGCTCGATGGTCATCGCGCCGCTGATCGGCCCGGCGATGGCGACCAGCGTCGGCTCCGTGCTGGCCGAGCGCGACCTGTTCGTCCGTGGGATCAAACTCCAGGCAGTGGGCGGCCTGCTGGCCGTCGTCGCCGCCGGCCTGTTCGCGCTCCTGCTCCGGACGACCGGTGTCGTCCCCCTCGGTCCCGGTGAAGTGCTGGCCATCGGCGAGGTGGAGGAGCGACTCGACCCCGGCGTACTCTCGCTGGCGGTGGCACTCGCCGCCGGTGTCGCCGGGGCGTTCAGCCTCTCCTCCGGCGTCTCCTCCGCGCTCGTCGGGGTGATGATCGCCGCCGCGCTGGTGCCGCCGACCGCCGTCGTCGGCATCGGCATCGCGTGGGGCGAACCGGCGACGGTCGTCGGCTCCGGCATCCTCGTGTTGATCAACTTCCTGTCGGTGAACCTCTCGGCGCTGGTCGTGCTCTACCTGCAGGGCTACCGCCCCGAGAACTGGTTCCGCGAGGACGAGGCCCGGACCGCGACGCTCCGCCGGATCGGGACGCTCGTCGTCGCCGTCGCCGTGCTCTCGCTGTTCCTCGGCGGAGTCAGCTACACCGCCGTCCAGACCGCCGCCTTCGAGGAGGACGCCCGCACGACCGTCGAAGGCGAGTTGGCCGACTACCCCGACGAACTGACGCTCGTCTCGATGGACGTGGAGTACGGCGGCGAACTGGTCCGCCGGCCGGCCGGCGTGGTCGTCACGGTCGGCTACCCCGCCGAGACCGATCCGCCCTCGCTCCGTGGTGATCTCGCGGGTGCGATTCACGACCTCCCGGCGGACCGGTTCGGCGTCGTCGATCCATCGACCGTGACGGTCGAAGTGCGGTACGTCGCGGTCGAACGCCCGCCGGATGCGGCGGAACTCGGGACACCGGAGACGCTGACACCGACCGCGAGACGGGCAGTGGCTGCCTGA
- a CDS encoding alanyl-tRNA editing protein, protein MSDSLAADDPAVRSFEATVERCEGDRLVLDRTYFYAESGGQPADRGTIDDVPVVDVQRDPEADAVVHHLADPIDCAEGDSVTAHVDDAFRDYCMRAHTASHVLYGAGRRLLDDLGYGGFDIDESKVRVDFSTTTDIDDATLVELERLTNRAVWDARDVSWERLPKREAMDREGIAFNTKTEEGVLSGSDTVRVVTVADWDVAACGGTHVSNTREIGPVEVLSRSNPGEGLTRVEFAVGPTGIDGRAETKRAALDASRDLGVGVADLPERVADLRDERDRLEAEVRDLQAEVLDARLADLPREERDGLTWRVGTVEGFDANTVGDRLKSLVGEAGDVLAVVGAGDSRFVVVAATGEGDADAGEIVDRVTTEFGGGGGGGPTFAQGGGLSAEAEEVVAFLRE, encoded by the coding sequence ATGAGCGACTCGCTGGCCGCCGACGACCCGGCGGTGCGGAGCTTCGAGGCGACCGTCGAACGATGCGAGGGCGACCGACTCGTCCTCGACCGGACGTACTTCTACGCCGAGTCCGGCGGCCAACCCGCCGACCGTGGCACCATCGACGACGTGCCGGTCGTGGACGTCCAACGGGACCCCGAGGCCGACGCCGTCGTCCACCACCTCGCCGACCCGATCGACTGCGCGGAGGGCGACAGCGTCACCGCCCACGTCGACGACGCCTTCCGGGATTACTGTATGCGTGCCCACACCGCGAGCCACGTCCTCTACGGCGCGGGCCGCCGACTGCTGGACGACCTGGGCTACGGCGGCTTCGACATCGACGAGTCGAAAGTCAGAGTCGACTTCTCGACGACGACAGACATCGACGACGCGACGCTCGTGGAACTCGAACGCCTGACGAACCGCGCGGTGTGGGACGCCCGCGACGTCTCGTGGGAGCGACTCCCGAAACGGGAGGCGATGGACCGCGAGGGCATCGCGTTCAACACGAAGACCGAGGAGGGCGTCCTCTCGGGCAGCGACACGGTCCGGGTCGTCACCGTCGCCGACTGGGACGTGGCGGCTTGCGGCGGCACGCACGTCTCGAACACGCGCGAGATCGGACCCGTCGAGGTGCTGTCCCGCTCCAATCCGGGCGAGGGCCTCACCCGCGTCGAGTTCGCGGTCGGGCCGACCGGCATCGACGGCCGCGCCGAGACGAAGCGGGCCGCACTCGACGCCAGCCGGGATCTCGGCGTCGGTGTCGCCGACCTGCCGGAGCGCGTCGCCGACCTCCGCGACGAGCGCGACCGACTGGAAGCCGAGGTGCGCGACCTCCAGGCCGAGGTGCTCGACGCGCGACTCGCGGACCTCCCGCGCGAGGAACGCGACGGGCTGACGTGGCGCGTCGGCACCGTCGAGGGCTTCGACGCGAACACGGTCGGCGACCGACTCAAGTCGCTCGTCGGCGAGGCCGGCGACGTGCTGGCGGTCGTCGGTGCGGGGGACAGTCGGTTCGTCGTCGTCGCGGCCACCGGCGAGGGAGACGCCGACGCGGGCGAGATCGTGGACCGAGTCACGACCGAGTTCGGCGGCGGCGGTGGCGGCGGGCCGACGTTCGCGCAGGGTGGCGGGCTGTCGGCCGAGGCGGAGGAGGTCGTCGCGTTCCTGCGGGAGTGA
- a CDS encoding SIMPL domain-containing protein translates to MRRALLAVALAGLLLLAGCTAPLQTNASSTDGDTGPTLSASGTGQISAEADLAVVSVAVTARADSADDARGQVADGVASVRQALADAGIPEDAVTTAYFSVRPEYDDEDRIPDSYRATHALRIETDPARAGEVVDLAVGNGATEVNGVQFTLTDETRDELRSEALAQAVDRARADADAVAGAADLQITGVESISVGNSYSPGPFYAETAADRAGGATSFAPGPVTVSASVSITYTVE, encoded by the coding sequence ATGCGACGAGCACTCCTCGCAGTGGCCCTCGCAGGACTCCTCCTGCTCGCGGGCTGTACCGCACCGCTCCAGACGAACGCGTCCTCGACCGACGGGGACACCGGGCCGACGCTCTCGGCCTCGGGCACCGGCCAGATCAGCGCCGAGGCCGACCTCGCGGTCGTCTCGGTCGCCGTGACCGCCCGCGCCGACAGCGCCGACGACGCACGCGGTCAGGTCGCCGACGGCGTGGCGAGCGTCAGGCAGGCACTCGCGGACGCCGGTATCCCCGAGGACGCGGTGACGACGGCGTACTTCTCGGTCCGGCCGGAGTACGACGACGAGGACCGCATCCCCGACAGCTACCGCGCGACCCACGCGCTCCGGATCGAGACCGACCCCGCCCGCGCCGGTGAGGTCGTCGACCTCGCGGTCGGCAACGGGGCGACCGAGGTCAACGGCGTCCAGTTCACCCTGACCGACGAGACCCGCGACGAACTCCGCAGTGAGGCGCTCGCGCAGGCCGTCGACCGTGCCCGCGCCGACGCCGACGCGGTGGCTGGTGCGGCGGACCTGCAGATCACCGGCGTCGAGTCCATCTCGGTCGGGAACAGCTACTCGCCCGGCCCGTTCTACGCCGAGACCGCCGCAGATCGCGCCGGTGGCGCGACCAGTTTCGCGCCCGGTCCGGTGACGGTGTCGGCGTCGGTGTCGATCACCTACACGGTCGAGTAA